Sequence from the Streptomyces peucetius genome:
CTGATCGACACCGCGCGCTACCCCTTGCAGGTCCGCGCGATCCACCGGCTGCTCCATCGCCTCCCGGTCGGCCGGGCGCTCGCCGCCCTGACGGGTTCCTTCCGCGTCCGCCGGCTCGACGTGCCGCTGCCTCAGGCCCTCGACGCCCTCGCCGGCGCGGCCGCCGAAGGCAACGCGTACCTGCTCGCCGGAGACGGCCGCTTCCACCTCGTCGACCAACCGGACGCCGGGCTGCTCGACCGTACGGTGCCGGAGGGCCGCCCGGAGGCCTGGCGCACGCTGGACGCGACGGTGCTGCACGCCACGCTCCTTGAACACATCTGGAAGATCCCGGACGCCCCCGAGCACATCGCCTACATCCACGACGCCCAGGCGGCCGTCACCAAGGCGGAGCGGACCGGCGGGACGGCGGTGCTGATGCATCCGGTGAAGGAGGAGGTCGTGCGGGAGCTGGCGCTGGAGGGCGTCACGATGCCCCGCAAGTCGACGTCGTTCGGGCCGAAGCCGGCGACGGGACTGGTCCTCAGGAGCCTCGCGCTGGAGTGAGGCCCGGCCACGGCCGGACATGAGGGAGGGCGGCACCCGTGGAACGGGTGCCGCCCTCGCTCATGTGCCGTTCACCGCACTGCCGCGGCCGGCCGTGTACGCCCGGCCGACCGCGGGGGGCCGACTACGACCGGTCGTCGGGCCGCTCGTCGGTGCCGGACTCCGCGGCGGACTGCGTGCCGGCCGCCGTGTCGCCCGTCGGCTCCGCGTCGGTTGCCGTGTCGTCGGCCTTCGCGTCGCCGAGGACGTCGCGGTCGGCAGACTCGTCGAGGACGTCGTGGACGTCGTGCTCGTCACCGAGGGCGTCGACGAACTCGACACCGTCCATCTCGGCAAGCCGGTCAGACGCGTCGGTGGCGCCGTCCTTGTCCGACTCGAGCGCCTTCGCGAACCACTCACGGGCCTCGTCCTCGCGGCCCGCCGCGAGAAGCGCGTCGGCGTACGCGTAACGCAGTCTCGCGGTCCAGGGCTGAACGGAGTTGGAGGCAAGCTCGGGGCTCTGCAGGGTCACGATGGCGGCATCCAGCTGCCCCATGTCCCGCCGGGCTCCGGCGGCGACGAGACGCATCTCGACCTGGCCCGCCTTGTCCAGCTTCTGCACCTCCGGCTCACCGGCCATCGCCAGCGCACGCTCGGGTCGGCCCAGCCCTCGCTCGCAGTCCGCCATGACGGGCCACAGCTCCACGCTGCCGGTCATACGACGGGCCGCACGGAACTCGGCCAGCGCCTCGGAGTACTTCTGCGTCGCGTACGCGGCGAAGCCGGCGGCCTCGCGCACGGCGGCGACACGCGAGGCGAGCCGCAACGCGATACGGGAGTAGGCGTACGCCTGCTCGGGGTCCTCGTCGATCAGGTTCGCGACCATGACGAGGTTCCGCGCCACGTCCTCGGCGAGACCCTTCGGCAGGCTCTGCAGCTCCTGCCGTACGTCCTTGTCGATCTCGTCGCCCGTGACGTCGTCGGGGATGGGAAGCCGCTTGATGGGCTCACGGTCGGGACGGTCGCGGTCGTCACGACGACCGTAGCCGCCGCGGTCTCCGCGGTCGTCACGCGAACCGCGGTATCCACCACGGTCGCGGTCGCGGTCCCGGTCGTCACGACGGCCGTAACCGCCGCCACCGGAACGGTCGTCGCGACGGAACCCACCGCCGCCGCCACCGGTGGGGCGCCCACCGCGGTCGTCGCGCCGGTCATCACGCCGGTCGTCACGACGGAAACCGCCCTGGCGGTCATCACGGCGATCGTCACGCGGACCCCGGTACCCACCACGGTCGTCATCACGACGGAACCCACCCTGACGGTCATCACGCCGCGGGTAACCACTCTGACCCGCCCGGTCGTCACGACGGAACCCACCGCCACCACCACCGGTGGGGCGCCCACCGCGGTCGTCGCGCCGGTCATCACGCCGGTCGTCACGACGGAAACCGCCCTGGCGGTCATCACGGCGATCGTCACGCCGGAATCCACCCTGGCGGTCATCACGGCGGTCGTCACGACGGAAACCGCCCTGGCGGTCGTCACGCGGACCCCGGTACCCACCACGGTCGTCATCACGACGGAACCCACCCTGACGGTCATCACGCCGCGGGTAACCACTCTGACCCGCCCGGTCGTCACGACGGAACCCACCGCCACCACCGGCTGGACGCCCACCACGATCGTCGCGCCGGTCGTCACGACGGAAACCGCCCTGGCGGTCATCACGGCGATCGTCACGGGGACGGCGGTATCCACCACGGTCGTTGTCACCGCGCCCGTAACCGCCCCGGTCGCCGGACCGGTCGTCGCGGCGGAAGCCGCCCCGGTCGTCACCGCGGTCGTCACGGCGGAAGCCGCCGCCACCACCGCCACCCGGGCGCGGCGAGTACCCGCCGCCACCGGGCCGGCCGCCGCGGTCTCCGCGGTCGTCGCGGGGACCGCGGTATCCACCACGGTCGTCCTCGCGACGCGGACCGCGATCCCGGTCACGGTCACGGTCGTCACGGCGGAAGCCGCCGCTCGCCGGACGACCGCCACGGTCGTCGCGGGGACCGCGGAAGCCACCTCGATCACCGCGGTCGTTGTCACGACGGGGGCCACGGTCCCTGTCGTCCCGACCGCCGCGGAAGCCGCCCCTGTCACCACCGTCCCTGCGACGCGGCTCGCGTTCCGGACGATCGTCGGAAGAGTTGGGGGACATCGGTGTGACTCCTGTCTTCGGGTACCACAGTCATTCTCGCGCAGCCGGCCATCGGACGCGCTTCGTCATTCTCGGCAAAACAAAAGGACCCTTGGTCCAGCGTGAACGCTGGACCAAGGGTCCTGAAAGATTGTTCGGCGGTGTCCTACTCTCCCACAGGGTCCCCCCTGCAGTACCATCGGCGCTGAAAGGCTTAGCTTCCGGGTTCGGAATGTAACCGGGCGTTTCCCTAACGCTATGACCACCGAAACCCTATCGGGTTCAAGCGAACAAGCACACTCTTCAATTAATAAGTGAAACTTGGTTCAACCGGTGCGACTGTTCGCAACCCGGGAACCACACAGTGGACGCGAGCAAATGAGGACAAGCCCTCGGCCTATTAGTACCGGTCAACTCCACCCCTTACAGGGCTTCCATATCCGGCCTATCAACCCAGTCGTCTACTGGGAGCCTTACCCTCTCAAGGAGGTGGGAGTCCTCATCTCGAAGCAGGCTTCCCGCTTAGATGCTTTCAGCGGTTATCCTTTCCGAACGTAGCCAACCAGCCATGCCCTTGGCAGGACAACTGGCACACCAGAGGTTCGTCCGTCCCGGTCCTCTCGTACTAGGGACAGCCCTTCTCAAGACTCCTACGCGCACAGCGGATAGGGACCGAACTGTCTCACGACGTTCTAAACCCAGCTCGCGTACCGCTTTAATGGGCGAACAGCCCAACCCTTGGGACCGACTCCAGCCCCAGGATGCGACGAGCCGACATCG
This genomic interval carries:
- a CDS encoding tetratricopeptide repeat protein, translating into MVANLIDEDPEQAYAYSRIALRLASRVAAVREAAGFAAYATQKYSEALAEFRAARRMTGSVELWPVMADCERGLGRPERALAMAGEPEVQKLDKAGQVEMRLVAAGARRDMGQLDAAIVTLQSPELASNSVQPWTARLRYAYADALLAAGREDEAREWFAKALESDKDGATDASDRLAEMDGVEFVDALGDEHDVHDVLDESADRDVLGDAKADDTATDAEPTGDTAAGTQSAAESGTDERPDDRS